AGGTTTTTATTACTGCATTATCTTTATATACAGTAAATATAATATTCGCGCCGTCTTTCCCGCTATAAGATGGAACGATCGTGAAAGTAGCATAGGACAAATACAAAAAGATCATTGCACCTAAGGAAGGATCTTTTTGAGAAGATTTCATATCGATATAATATCCTTTTTCAGGAGGATAATTTTCTATTTCTTTCCAACCTTTTGCGGCGAGCGCCTTTCTCACTTCAGGTTCTTGAGTGCTTAAACCGGGAAATCTACTAATTAAAAAATGGATACGATCCTTATTTTTTTGAGGGAAACGATCCAATTCTAATTCTTTCCATCCTCTTTTTAGGAATTCTTTTCTTCTTTCATTCCAATTTTTCGGATCTTCTACACTAAAATAGATCTTTGTATTGGGAGCTTTTTCCTTTTTTGGAAAGTCACTGTAGCTAATGATACATCCGTAAAAGAAATGAAGAAATAATAATAGGAAAGGGAGTTTTTTCATGCAAGTTAGGTGTCTTTTTAAATACAAAAATGATTGAAAATGCACCGGTTAAAGAGGCAAGGATTTTATTAGAGGAACTTATTCCGTTTCCGCGAGAGAATAACCGGTTTCCAAATAGAATTGAAAAGTTTTGTCCAGGCTATAAGGCCCTGCATATCTGGAAAGGTCCTTCTCCAGTTCTGCTGCTTTTAGATTTTTATACATATCTTTCCATTCTTTGGAAACGATGAGTGCGGATTCCTCCGGTTCCGTTTCTGCGACGGATCTGAGCGCGAATGCTAATACTTCCCAACTAAAGGAAGAATGTTTGAGTAGTACATTCCATTCGTCTATGCTTGGGCTTTTTTTTGTGCGGATGATCTCTTCTAAAAGTTCTGTTCCTAAAATTCCTGAATCAGATCCTATTTGAATATAATATCTTCTTAAAGGAAGTAGATAGTCCTTATCAGGAAAAAGATTTTTTCTGAGAGAAAGTAAGAGTGCTCTTCTTGCGAGTGCTGCGGATTCTAAGAACCTTCTTTGGTCCAAATATTCCATACTTAAGATATGATGAAAGATTGGTTCGTCCCTAAAGATATTTGCTCTTTCTAGTAATCCTTCTTCATATAAATTGGAATCTTTGGATTTATATGATATGACACAAAGTCTATGTAAACTTTTGTTTCTAGGAAAGTAGGGCAGGAATCTTTTACATCTTGCGATTGAATCTTCTATTTTTCCCGCCTTTTGGAAACCTGAGATTTCATCTAATAGAGCTTGTTCTTCTGCTAGGTATGGATTGGTAGATTCTAATTCTTTTAAAGTGGCTTTATAATATTCGATGTCTCCGATACGAGAAGACCAAAGTAATGCTTTGTATCTGAGATTTCTATTTTCCGGATCTCTGGATAATATTACCCTAGCAGTGTTCAGTGCCTTGTCCGGAAATCTGAGTGAATCGTATAGATCCGTCATTTCTTCCAATAATTTGCTTTGGTCAGGATTTAATCTAAGGCTTGTTTCGTAACTTTTGAGTGCTTCTAATTCTTCTCCCTTTCCTTTTTGGGATTTTCCTAAAATCCAATAGTAACGGAAGTCTCTGGGTTCTCCGGTTTCGTCAGCGATCTGTAATTTTTCTAACGCTTGTTGGTATCTTCCCCTTAAAGCCTCTTCTGCTGCCTGCTGGATCAGCTCTTCCCAAGAAAAGGTTGAACTCAAGGCCAGGACCGATTTTATAGTGCAAATAACTAAAAAGAACCAAATGGAAAGTGTACGTCTCATCAGTGGCAGCCCTCTGCGGTCTTCTCCTTAACTTTGGCAAACACAGTTCCCATCTTTTTAATCCATCGGAAATTTTAAAAAAAAACAAGAGGTTTCCCTGAATGAATTCGGTAACCATTATTCTGGCTTTTGCCGTCCTGGCTATTTTGACCGCCGTTGTTTACGCATTAAAGGTCACCAGGATCCAAATCGGAACTGAGGGCGGAAAAGACCAAGAATCCAAGAAATTAATCGAAATTTCTTCCGCAATCTCCGAAGGAGCTATGGCTTTTCTCATAAGAGAATACAAGACCATCTCTCTTTTTATCGCCTTTATGGCAGTTCTGATCTTCTTCCTTTTGGACAATCCGGAGACTCCGGATTTTAACGACGGGTTGTTTACTGCGATCGCTTTCGTGTCAGGAGCTCTTATCTCCTGTCTTTCCGGCTTTATCGGAATGAAGATCGCGACCATCGGAAATGTTCGTACTGCTCAGGCAGCTAAAACTTCCATGACTAAGGCATTCAGGGTCGCTTTTGATTCTGGTGCGGTAATGGGATTCGGGCTGGTTGGTCTTGCAGTTTCCGGTATGATCGGGCTTTTCCAACTTTATACTCATTTATTCCAAAACGTAGGAACTCTTTTCCTTATGGAAGCTCTGGCTGGTTTCGGTCTGGGTGGTTCTGCTGTTGCTCTTTTCGGAAGAGTGGGCGGCGGGATTTACACTAAGGCTGCCGACGTTGGTGCTGACCTTGTAGGTAAAGTAGAGAAGGGAATTCCTGAGGATGATCCTCGTAACCCTGCGACCATCGCAGATAACGTGGGAGATAACGTAGGTGACGTTGCAGGTATGGGTGCTGACCTTTTCGGTTCCTGTGCTGAGGCTACTTGTGCCGCTCTTGTGATCGGTGCGACTGCTACTGCTCTTTCCGGAAATACTGACGCTCTTTTATATCCACTTCTGATCTCCGCTTTCGGGATCCCTGCTTCTCTTTTAACTTCCTTTATCGCTTCTGTGAAAGAAGGTGGAAATGTGGAGAAGGTCCTAAAGATCCAACTTTGGGTTTCTACTCTGATCGTTGGTGCGATCATGTATTTTGTAACTGATAAATACATGGTGGATTCTTTCGAGATCGCAGGTAAAACAATCGGTAAATGGAATGTATACATTTCATTGATCGTGGGTCTGTTCTCCGGTATGTTCATCGGTTTGATCACTGAGTATTATACTTCTCATTCTTATAAGCCTGTAAGAGAAGTTGTAGACGCTTCCAAAACTGGAGCTGCTACAAACATCATCTACGGACTTGCATTAGGTTACCAAAGTTCTGTGGTTCCTGTGATCCTACTCGTTATCACAATCGTTACTGCGAATATTTTGGCGGGAATGTACGGGATCGCAATCGCTGCTCTCGGAATGATCTCCACAATCGCTATCGGTTTGACCATCGACGCTTATGGTCCGGTTTCGGATAACGCTGGTGGTATCGCTGAGATGGCGGAGCTCGGAAAAGAAGTTCGTAATCGTACAGATACCTTGGATGCTGCCGGTAATACTACCGCTGCTATCGGAAAAGGTTTTGCGATCGGTTCTGCCGCTCTTACTTCCTTGGCATTATTTGCTGCTTTCATTACCAGAACTAAAACTACCGGTCTGGATATCTTAGACGCAGAAGTTTTTGGTGGATTACTTTTCGGAGCAATGCTTCCATTCGTTTTCACTGCAATGACTATGAAATCAGTAGGTAAAGCTGCTGTAGACATGGTAGAAGAAGTTAGAAAACAATTCCGTGAGATCCCTGGGATCATGGAAGGAAAAGCAAAACCTGATTACAAAAGATGTGTGGATATTTCCACTACTGCGGCTTTAAGAGAAATGATCCTTCCTGGACTTTTAGTTCTTTTAACTCCGATCGTAGTTGGTTACTTATTCGGAATTAAGTCTTTATCCGGTGTTTTAGCTGGAGCATTGGTAGCAGGCGTGGTTCTTGCAATCTCTTCTGCAAACTCCGGTGGTGGCTGGGACAACGCTAAAAAATATATCGAAAAAGCTGCCGGTGGAAAAGGTTCTGATCAACACAAGGCTGCAGTTGTGGGAGATACCGTGGGAGATCCTTTAAAAGATACTTCTGGTCCTTCTATCAATATTTTGATCAAATTGATGGCGATTACAAGCTTAGTGTTTGCTGAATTTTTCGTTCAGCACGGCGGTTTATTGCTTCGTTTGTTCCAATAAGAATTTTTCGTTTTCACGCAGAGGCGCTAAGCCGCAGAGAGATCTGGGGTTCAGCGCCTTTTCTATTTTAAAATATTCTAAACCTTAGCGTCTCTGTGTCTCTGCGTGAGAATTACTCTGGGGCTCTTTTAAACTCTGCGTCTTCAGTCGACTGATTTACGGAATCTCACATAAAAAGGATCGAATCCCATCTTCTTCCAAAATTCTACCGCACCTTCATTCTCTGAAATTGCTCTTAATTCTATTGCTAAAATACCTTTTTCTTTCGCATAACGGAACGTTTCGTCTACGAGAGGTTTCATATAACCTGATTTTCTTTTGCCTTGTTTGGTGATTGCAAGGTCTATGAATAAGTTCTTTTCCTCGATTAGATATGGTTTTTCTTCCACTCTTGCAATTAGGAGTGAGACAAGTTCTTCTTCTATAAATCCGCCGATAAATAATACTTTGTCTGTGGCCCTGAGTTTTAAGTAGATATCCACCATTTTGGCTGCGGCTCTGGGACGGATCTTAAATATTCCATCTAAAGGGAGTTTATTGACCATTCTAAAAAATTGATTTACCAATTCAATTGCAGCCTCCCTATTTTGAGGGAGGATCGGTCTTATCTCCAAAAGTTTGTTAGACATTAAAATAAAACTTTGCAAATGACCGGAGTTTGTGGAGTATTTTTTATAAATGAGAAGAGAAGTTTCTCTTATTTTTTTAAATAAATAAAAAAAGAAACGATTCCGGTTGTTATCAATACGAAGGTAAAATGATCTTTCGAGCACTTATAATTCTATCCTTCTTCTCATTTATCAATTGTGAAAACGGTAAATCGGAATTGCCACCTGCAGTTTTGGGATATATCGCTTTGGATTATCTCATTCTAACCGATCCGGATCGTTCTTCTGTTTATTTTTCTACAGTGAGATCCTTGGACCTTGAAATTGCTTATGAAACGGATGCGGAACCTTATGCTGGGAATTTTACTGTAGGTGGTTCCAGTATTTGGAACGTGACAGATAGTAATTTGCAGGATGTTTTTGCAGATAGATCTTACTCAGTTGCAATCACTGTGCCGAACGACTTATCCGAAATGAACGAGATCCCAAACCAGAATAGATCAACCTGGAGTGTGAATCAACTTTTGGATTTAGTGCCTAGATATAGAAAGAAATTTTCTAATTACCAATCTACTAGCTTCTTCATCGTATATGTTCGAGGACAGTTGGTAGATGCACCTGGTGTGATTGCGGTGACAGTTTCAGGAGTTTTAGGAATTGGACCTCCTGTGATTTTTGTGTTCAAGGATATGATAGAGCAGTTTGGCAGTATTGTTTCGCCTGATAAAGTAAAGAAGGCGGAACAAATGACAGTGACCCATGAGCTTGGACATGCACTGGGACTAGTGAATGCAGGGATTCCTTTATATTCTTCTCACCAAGACAAAGAACATGGAAATCATTGTACTAATTCATCTTGTGGAATGTTCTGGGCCTTAAGCGACACCAAGGTTGACACTTTCAACCCAACTAGTCCTTTGATCTTTGGACAAGAATGTAGAGACGATATTCGAAACTACACTCCTTGATTAAAGTAGCTTATTTGCAAAGTAAGACTTTAGTGAATCGATCGAGACTCTTTCTTGGGACATACTATCTCTTTCTCTTACCGTAACGGATTTATCAGTTAAAGAATCATAATCCACCGTGATACAATAAGGAGTTCCGATCTCGTCCTGTCTGCGGTATCTTTTTCCGATAGCTCCACCTTCGTCATATTCTAAATTCCCTAAAGAAGATAGATTCGCGTAAATCGATTTTGCAAGTTCAGGAAGCCCATCTTTTTTCATGAGCGGAAAAATACCGATCTTAACAGGAGCTACCTGAGGAGCAAAACGAAGGACCGTTCTTGTTTCTCCATCCGCTAGTTTTTCTTCTGCGTAAGCATCCGAAACAACTGCTAAGAATAATCTGTTTAGACCCAAGGCTGGCTCTACTACATAAGGCACATACTTTTTATTAGCTGCCTGGTCTTGGTATTTCAGATCTTCTCCGGAGAATTTTTCATGTTGGGAGAGATCGTAATCGGTTCTAGACGCAATTCCCCAAAGTTCTCCCCATCCGAATCCATACTTGTATTCGATATCGGAAGTAGCTTCACTGTAAAAGGAAAGTTCTTCCTTCTCATGTTCTCTGATCTTGAGGTTTTCTTTTTTCAAACCGAGATGATCTGTTAAAAATTTAACACAATAGTCCACCCAATGAGAGAACCATTCTTTTTGAGTTCCTGGTTCGCAGAAAAATTCCATCTCCATTTGTTCGAATTCTCTGGTACGGAATACGAACTGTCTTGCCATGATCTCATTTCGGAATGATTTACCTATCTGAGCAATCCCGAATGGGATCTTGTTCCTGGTCGTTGAGATGACGTTCTTGAAATTGATAAAAATACCTTGGGCAGTTTCCGGGCGAAGATAAATATCCTGAGAATCTTCTGCGGAAGCTCCATGAGAAGTTTTGAACATTAGGTTGAAGTCTCTTGCTTCTGTGAATGTTCCTCTATTACCACAATTAGGGCAGGCAAAGTTTCCTGCCTTAATGACCTCGTTCATTTTTTCAAGGGTGAGTCCTGTGGCGGCTCCTTCTCCTTTTTGATCTTCTAAAAATTTGTCCGCTCTGATACGAGTTTTACAATTTTTACAATCGATGAGTGGGTCGTTAAAATTAGAAACGTGTCCGGATGCTTCCCACACTTTCGGGTTCAGAAGGATAGAAGAATCTAATCCGACAACGTCCTCTCTTAAGTGGACAAAATGTTTCCACCAGAGTCTTTTTAAGTTATGGAGAAGTTCGGCTCCGTAAGGGCCATAGTCGAAGGTATTGGAAAGTCCTCCGTAAATTTCGGATCCGGGATAAACAAATCCTCTTCTTTTACAAACGGATACAATATCCTTGAGAGAGGAATCTAGGGTTTCTTTTTTCTCCATAGGTCCAAGGATTCTCGAATAGGATTCGTGATAAAGTATTAAATTCGTAGGAATTCCTTCAATTCTTGTTTGCTTCCGGAACAAGCTAGGGTCCAATGGACAAGGATATTCGGAATGAAAAAGGAAATTTCACAGAAGGAAAAACTAGTCTTTTGGGGGATCAATTTTCTCTCTTGGACCTCTCCCATTTCCATGATTGGGTTCGGGATTTTTTTTCCCCTGGGAGTTATCTTCCTATTTCCTAAAGAGGATAGGGTCCTTAGGCCGGCATTCCATTCCGTTTTTCTACAAGTCGTTCTAGGTTTATTTTTATTTTCTCTAGAACTTCTATTTTTAATTTTCCCGAAAGCGGAAGAGATATTTTCATTATTTGTTCTACTCAGTTCGGAAGAACCTAGTTCATCCGGATTCCTTGTCCTAACTCTGATGTTTTTCTTAGGCCTGGCTGTATTTTTTCTACAAGCAAAACATATTCGAAAAAGTTTAAAACCGGAAGATCCAAGACCACTTATCTTAAATCCGGTCATAGTTTTTCTAACTGTAGGCTGTTTAATATTATTCACTCATTATTTAACATATTCGGATCCGTTCAGAACAAAGATGGCAACCTTTGCAGTTTTTTCTGAAAGTGTTTGGATCTTCTTTTTTACCGCAGTCGGACTTGCGGAACTTCTATCGGGCAAAAGACCATTCTTCCTATTTCGGAGACCTTGGGCCTGGTTCGTAAGACAAACTAGAGATTCATTTGCAAAGGAAGAAGGGGATCTGCCTGCTTCTGCCAGAAAACGTAAGAACGCAAAAGTGAGAGATGCGATCTTAGCGGGTTGGGGTCATATCTATACGGGACGTTTGTGGAAAGGATTTCCGATCCTGTTCGTGTATCTGCTTGGCCTATTATTATTTGCTACATTCTTCTTTTCTTGGTGGGAACCGGCTTTAGGGATCCGCTTTCTCGCAAGTTTAGGTTTAAAACCTGGGCTTTCCGATAAAAAGTTTTTTGAAGTGGCCTCTTCTTTTTGGATTTGGTCTGCAATCTTAACCACATTAGTTTTAGTTAATGTGTTTTCAGGATGGTTACTTCGAAGAACCTTCCATTCCAAAGCAGCTCTTTTGGGTTTAAGCCCGGGTTTCGAAAACAACCTTGGACTAAGTGTTCTTGTTCACTTAATAGTAATTTGTTTAATTCTACTTATGCCGACGACTATAGCTTTCCAGAAAGAAAGTAAGTCTCGCCCTACGGATCATTTTACTCCCGAGAATCATGCTGAGTTCTATTTTATAGATCCGAATCTTCCCGACGAGGTGAAAGGACTCAATGGTGGAGTGATCACCGGAACGGATACCCCGAATAGTACGCAGGGAGAAAAAATCCCTGAGGAAAAACCTTCAGACGAGGGTAGAGTAAAAGGTGAAGTTAAGAAGATCAAAGGTAAAAAACTTCCTCCTACTTATTCCAATTATATCTCTGCGAAGATGAGAACTTTCGAATCCTTTATGGATTATTGGAGAAGTGCCCCCAGAAATTATTCATGTGTTGTAGCTTATACGATCACTCCGGATGGAGAAGTTGTGGATGTGGAACTTGTACAAAATTCTCCTTATCCGGAACAGGATCAAAGAACATTGGAACTGATCGAGAACTTATCTCCAATGATGCCTCCTCCTGGGACGAAAGGTTATATCAGGGTCACGGAACTTTTCTGGAACGGACCTTTGGACGCTAAGGCAATGCCGACTCCTTTACAACAAGAGCTGGTGAATATGTTCGACGGTCGTTATATGGAGGAATTATGAGTTTAGAAGTAATTCTTCTTGCGATTGGAAGTATTTTTCCTTGGGGATTTTATCTTATCTATACCCAGCCGAATACAGGCAGAGAGAAACGTTTCTTTTTTATAATATTCTTCGCGTTACTTTTAGGTTGGATCTCCACCGAGTTGGTTCTGAGAGCAAGCGCTTGGATCTGGCCTGAAACAGAGATTAAGGCCAAGGTAGCGAAATCAATTCTTTCTCAAACTGCATTTCTTGCATTCGTAAAAGCTGGAATGATGGAAGAGTTCTGTAAATCTATTCTGATCGTTTCTTTGTCTCTTGTCTTCGCCTATGATTGGAAGAAGAAGGAATTTCTTCCGGAAACATTCTTAGTAGGCGGATTTATCGCATTAGGTTTTGCTGGAATAGAAAATTATCATTATATCTTAACGGCGAAAGAGGATGATAGGATCCATACTTTCATTTTAAGAACATTAAAATCTTCGAATGCACATTTGCTTATCAATCTATGCTTTGCGCTTTGTTTGATTAAAAGTAATAAAAGACAATTCCCGGATAAATACTGGTACATTCTTTCCGGATTTTTATTAGCGGTAGTCCAGCATGGGCTATTCGACTTCTTCGTGATCCCAGTCGGAAGATTCGGGCATTGGGCAGCAACGGCACTCTTCGTAGGGATCTGGGTCTGGATCGTGAAAGACAGAAGAGTGTATATGAAAGAAGAAAAAATTTATAAAATACAAAAAGAAAAACCTCCTGAGGAAGAAATTTCCCGATCGGTTCCAGAGATAATCCGTTGAAATACAAAGAGATCAGAGTTTCCATTCCGAAAGATTTTGCGGAAGAATTTTCCGCATACCTTGACGAATGGCAGGTAGCAGGATATTACGAGATCCTGTTCGACAGAGAAGAGCCGAGAAAACACGGCGAAGAAATTATCTCGGATAATACTCCTATCAGAGTATATCTGGCGGAAGACGATGTTCAGTCGGAAGCTAAAATTTGGATCTATCTACAAACGGTTGCACCTGAAAATTCTTTTGCAGAATCCAGATGGATAGAAACAAAAGAATACGAAGAAGCTTATAAAGAATTTTATAAACCGTTTTCAGTCGGAGTTTTCTGGGTAGTGCCTACCTGGGAAAAAGAAGACTGGGAGAAAAACAAAAAGTCCGAACAAAAAGATTCAGTTCCGGTGTATATCAATCCCGGACTTGCTTTTGGAACTGGGCATCATGAGACCACTCGTTTGGTTTTATCCAGACTAGGCTCCATCGATCTGAAAGGAAAGAAGGTTGCGGATATTGGTGCGGGTTCCGGGATCTTATCCGTCGCTGCGGCAAAATTAGATGCATCTAAAATTATCGCAGTGGATATAGATCCGAATGCAGTACGTTCTTCTACATTTAATAGGGACGAGAATGAGATCTCTCCGGAAGTTTTGGTAGTGGAAGAGGGTGGATTCGATCACCCGCAAGTTTCTACCGAAACATTCGATCTATGCGTGGCAAATATAACATTCGCCGTCTTAAAAGCGAATATGGAAAAGATCGCAGGACTTCATACGGATCATTTTTTATTCAGCGGTGTGATCACTGAAAGAAAAGAAGAATTCCTGGAACTTTTATCTTCCCAAGTAGGAGGTAAATCTTTATATGAAACCTCCTGGAACGGATGGGAACTGATAGAATGGGCCCGCAAATAGCATAACGTTTTACTAATATTTAATATCGGAGAAAAAATGAGACATTACGACGTATTCGGGATAGGGAACGCACTTGTGGATATTTTAATCCCTACCGAAGATTCTTTTTTACAAAAAATGGGCTGGAACAAGGGGATTATGACCCTGGTGGACGCAGAAGTGCAGGGTGGAGTTCTTACCGCTTTAGACGGACATAAAAAAGAATTAAGATCAGGTGGAAGCGCTGCAAATACTATGATCGCACTCGCAAATTCCGGAGGAACCGGAACTTATACAGGAAAGGTAAGTGAGGACACTTACGGAGAATTTTATAAACAGGATATGGAGAAGGCCGGGATATTATTTGAAGTTCCTCCTTCCAAAGAAGGACATACCGGAACTTGCGTAATTCTTACAACTCCTGATGCGGAAAGAACAATGCTCACTCACTTGGGAATTTCTTCCACATTGACCAAACAAGATCTGGATCTGGAAAAACTGAAGGCGTCTTCTTATAGTTATGTAGAAGGATACCTTTGGGACGGACCTTCTACTAAGGAAGCTTGTCTTCTTGCAATGGAAGAATCCAAAAAAGCGGGAGTAAAGGTAGCATTTACTTTTAGTGACCCATTCTGTGTAAACCGCTCCAGAGAGGATTTTTTAAAACTTACTAAAGAATATTGTGATTTAGTTTTTTGTAATGCAGAAGAGGCAAAAGCGCTGGCTGCTACCGAGTCCAAGGAAGACGCTTTAAAATTTATCTCTTCACTATGTAAAAATGTGATGATGACGGATGGCGCTAACGGCGCATTCGTATCCGTAAATGGGACGATTAGTCATGTGGGTGGCTTTCCTGTTCAGGAACTATTAGATACAACCGGAGCAGGGGATAGTTTTGCTGCAGGTGTGCTCTATGGACTTACACACGGATTTTCGCCTGAGAATGCGGCAAGATGGGGAAATTACGTTGCATCCAGGATCGTACAAGAGATCGGACCTAGACTTTCTGTCAGACTTATGGGAAGACAGGAAGAGATATTAGGAAAAGTTTAAGGACAAGAATAAGATAAAGAGATCGTGCTCATATTTCCGTTTTCCGGAACGGAAAATGTGAGCGGAGTTCCTACCATCGTATCCGGGAAGCCGTCCAGGTTTCCGGTATCAGCCAGACAATACAGCTTATGAGTTCCAGGATTGATGTACTTCATCTTGACTGTTCCATTTCTTGCAGGAGTCGCTGCTAATGGAAGTTTTGTAAGAATATCAGTTTCATTCTCTCTAAACACTGCAAAATAATGAGTTAAATTTCCGGATCCACCTGTGATCGCCAAAGAAGAAGCGCCACTTGGATAAATTGTCCTGGACCTGGATAAAATCCCTCCGCCCATATCGGATTGGCCGGCGTGGTTTACTTTCCAATCGCTGATAGAGATTAAGGTAGCAGCAGTACTTCCGTCCGCAGCCTTGATGGAGTGAACCATTAGATTTTCCTTAAGGTTCATTCTAACTTCGAAAATATAAGGTTCGTATCCGGGTTTAAAATCCATATCCGCTTCTCCGGGTTGTATCGAATAGAGAAGAGGAAATACTAATGGATAACCGGATTTGTCAGTAGTCCCTGCGGAATAAGCGAGCCTCGGAACTATATTAAATCCGTATACTCCATAGTTATCAAAGAAAGTTACTTTTGTCAGGTCCACGCCAGGTGCATTTCCCCAGCCGGTAACCAATGAACGGATATAAGTTCCCGTATAATAATACTGGCTCGCAAGTCCTGTACTGGTTCCGGAAGTAGGATCGTTAGAAGGGAATTCTGCTCCTTCTCCGTTTAAGAACTGGATCATTTTGAATTCGCCGTTCAGGGATCGGCAAGTGTTTGCATTCAATGTATAAGGTTGTGTACAATATACTTCTCTGTTCGGGGCAATATTATCCCAGAATGCTTTTGCAGCCGCAACAGTTCTGATCTGAGAAAGATTATTTAAACCGTCTTGGTATTTGGAAGAAATACGTATTTCACCTATATCGATAAAGATAGGAAGATTTGCTGCCTTAGGAAGACCGGCTAGATTAAAAGTAGGATCTCCGGAAGGATCCTCGTAAACATTTCCGGTTCCATTATTATATTCTGAAAATTCTAAGGGACTATCAGTGGCGTAAGTACCTTTCATTAGAAGTAACATTCTATTATTGAAAAGGGTACTAATTACAGGATTATCAGTGGCATTTCCTTCCCAATGTCCTACCTTACAATCCGAAAAGAATGCTAATAAAAAGGAAGAAAGACATAGAAGACGATTCGCTTTGGAAATCATAAGAATACGCTCACCATTAAACCGAAATGGAAAAATTCCGTATCCACTTTATTGTAATAATACGGGTTACTTAACCTGGAATCCACAGTAGGACCCACATAAGGATATTTTGTTTCCGCAGGTGAATTTAAATCTGATTCATAAATTTTATTATAATCCAGTCGAATACCGATCCGTAGCTTTTTCCCCGCCACGAAACTTGCCTCAAATCCTGCGTATAATGTATTGTCCCAGCGGGAAGTGTTTGCAGGTCTTGCAACCACATAGGTTTCTCCGAATCCCGCCTTCACCATAAATGTGATCGGAAGTTCCAAAGGAATTTTATAACAGAGTGCGGAATAGACCGGGATAGTAGTAAGTGCTCTTTCCGATCTGGACAAATAGTTAGAATAGGAAGCACCTATCTCTACATAAAAAATCCAAGGCCAAGGAACTCTGTAGAAGAATCCACCGCCCAAAGTGGTATCCAAATATTTCTGAGCTTCCGATCCAGGGAACGGGTTAGAAGCTCCAACCCAGGCGCCTATTTCCGCTTTTCTATTATCATAGAATGTAGGAAGTTCTTCTTCTAATTCTTCGTCGTCGGTGCCGTCTTTTTTATCAGAGCGAGAAAGTCCGGAAGAAGGTAAATTTCCACCTGCTTGTGCCAGGATCAATTCTCCATTCTTAAAGCTATTCCCTATCTTATTAAAATCCATAGGAGGAGAAACAGGGTTTCCTCCCAGATATTTTACAGTCTTATTATCCAGTTGGTCCGGATAAGAGAACGTTTGTGCCCAAGGAAAAAGTAAAAATGCGATCGGCAGAAGTTTTTTCATCTCGAAACCCCGCCGAATTCTTTTCTGTTTTGGTACATCCGATCTATCTCAGGGAAAGAATCGTAGTACGCTTTTAGAAAATACAATCCGTAAGGGGGGAGGGTAATCCCTGCTATGGTTCTATCTTTGGAAGAAAGTATTTTCAATATATTCGTCTCTTTGCGCTTCTCTATCGCTATTTCAAAAAGTGTTCCGGTCAGGATCCGGACCATATTATGGAGGAAACCGTTCGCCTTGATCCGTAAGCGGAGAAGTCCGGGCTCTTCTTCACTTTCTAAAAG
Above is a genomic segment from Leptospira selangorensis containing:
- a CDS encoding glycine--tRNA ligase, whose amino-acid sequence is MEKKETLDSSLKDIVSVCKRRGFVYPGSEIYGGLSNTFDYGPYGAELLHNLKRLWWKHFVHLREDVVGLDSSILLNPKVWEASGHVSNFNDPLIDCKNCKTRIRADKFLEDQKGEGAATGLTLEKMNEVIKAGNFACPNCGNRGTFTEARDFNLMFKTSHGASAEDSQDIYLRPETAQGIFINFKNVISTTRNKIPFGIAQIGKSFRNEIMARQFVFRTREFEQMEMEFFCEPGTQKEWFSHWVDYCVKFLTDHLGLKKENLKIREHEKEELSFYSEATSDIEYKYGFGWGELWGIASRTDYDLSQHEKFSGEDLKYQDQAANKKYVPYVVEPALGLNRLFLAVVSDAYAEEKLADGETRTVLRFAPQVAPVKIGIFPLMKKDGLPELAKSIYANLSSLGNLEYDEGGAIGKRYRRQDEIGTPYCITVDYDSLTDKSVTVRERDSMSQERVSIDSLKSYFANKLL
- a CDS encoding TonB C-terminal domain-containing protein, which codes for MKKEISQKEKLVFWGINFLSWTSPISMIGFGIFFPLGVIFLFPKEDRVLRPAFHSVFLQVVLGLFLFSLELLFLIFPKAEEIFSLFVLLSSEEPSSSGFLVLTLMFFLGLAVFFLQAKHIRKSLKPEDPRPLILNPVIVFLTVGCLILFTHYLTYSDPFRTKMATFAVFSESVWIFFFTAVGLAELLSGKRPFFLFRRPWAWFVRQTRDSFAKEEGDLPASARKRKNAKVRDAILAGWGHIYTGRLWKGFPILFVYLLGLLLFATFFFSWWEPALGIRFLASLGLKPGLSDKKFFEVASSFWIWSAILTTLVLVNVFSGWLLRRTFHSKAALLGLSPGFENNLGLSVLVHLIVICLILLMPTTIAFQKESKSRPTDHFTPENHAEFYFIDPNLPDEVKGLNGGVITGTDTPNSTQGEKIPEEKPSDEGRVKGEVKKIKGKKLPPTYSNYISAKMRTFESFMDYWRSAPRNYSCVVAYTITPDGEVVDVELVQNSPYPEQDQRTLELIENLSPMMPPPGTKGYIRVTELFWNGPLDAKAMPTPLQQELVNMFDGRYMEEL
- a CDS encoding GNAT family N-acetyltransferase, whose amino-acid sequence is MSNKLLEIRPILPQNREAAIELVNQFFRMVNKLPLDGIFKIRPRAAAKMVDIYLKLRATDKVLFIGGFIEEELVSLLIARVEEKPYLIEEKNLFIDLAITKQGKRKSGYMKPLVDETFRYAKEKGILAIELRAISENEGAVEFWKKMGFDPFYVRFRKSVD
- a CDS encoding sodium-translocating pyrophosphatase gives rise to the protein MNSVTIILAFAVLAILTAVVYALKVTRIQIGTEGGKDQESKKLIEISSAISEGAMAFLIREYKTISLFIAFMAVLIFFLLDNPETPDFNDGLFTAIAFVSGALISCLSGFIGMKIATIGNVRTAQAAKTSMTKAFRVAFDSGAVMGFGLVGLAVSGMIGLFQLYTHLFQNVGTLFLMEALAGFGLGGSAVALFGRVGGGIYTKAADVGADLVGKVEKGIPEDDPRNPATIADNVGDNVGDVAGMGADLFGSCAEATCAALVIGATATALSGNTDALLYPLLISAFGIPASLLTSFIASVKEGGNVEKVLKIQLWVSTLIVGAIMYFVTDKYMVDSFEIAGKTIGKWNVYISLIVGLFSGMFIGLITEYYTSHSYKPVREVVDASKTGAATNIIYGLALGYQSSVVPVILLVITIVTANILAGMYGIAIAALGMISTIAIGLTIDAYGPVSDNAGGIAEMAELGKEVRNRTDTLDAAGNTTAAIGKGFAIGSAALTSLALFAAFITRTKTTGLDILDAEVFGGLLFGAMLPFVFTAMTMKSVGKAAVDMVEEVRKQFREIPGIMEGKAKPDYKRCVDISTTAALREMILPGLLVLLTPIVVGYLFGIKSLSGVLAGALVAGVVLAISSANSGGGWDNAKKYIEKAAGGKGSDQHKAAVVGDTVGDPLKDTSGPSINILIKLMAITSLVFAEFFVQHGGLLLRLFQ